The DNA region attttgttgttgttttgataGCAATGTTTCCGTTGAGTTGGATTTCGACGATATTTTTCCCAATTTGAGCCGAATCAGCCATACAAAATCATTTTTTGTGAATTTTTGCACCAACTAACCATATCCGACCCAGGAAGAATAAAAAAGGCCTTGAATAGTACGGTCCAGATGGATTTTAATTGGTTGGAAAGACGTAGTTTAAAgtacattaaaatttaaaatgaatttcAACATGCCAAAATGCATATTTCTCACCAAAGGAAAATGACAACAAAGAAGTAAAAAATAATGGTAGAACATTAACGAATAATTGTTTGTTCACATCTCATCTTTAGGTGGAAAGAGGGGGAAGGAGAGAGAGaagtaaagaaaagaaaaagtaagagagagaaagtataagatatgatggatgataagatgagaaaaataaaaataaaaataggtaaaaatgaagtgtataaaataTGATATGTGAATATATCATAGTTGAACATTAACCAAATATACTACCGAGTTTCTCACCTAACCGGCTAACCCTAATGAATTAAGAACATCGTCAATGCTACCAAAACAGTGCCGCCCTAACTCATGTGATTTTCTAGACACGTACCAATCCAAAACTGTAAAACACTGCTCCACTGCACTCCACTGCGATGCTGCAAACACACAACCACAGGGTTCCAATTCGAGATGTGATTTGATGAAACTCACCTCACAGCTGCAGCACCACATACAAACAGCCGCCAATTCTACCTCCAACCCAATATGTAACAACAAAAAATACCTCAACCCTCAACTACCTCTTACAAGGTATCTTAAATAGTAACACCTATGTGCTCAATGAATTGTCTAAGAAATTAATTACAAAAACTCCTTATGAATCAGTAATTAATAAAGAACACTTCATATATTAAATGAGacaaatatttttaaaacttaGAAATCACATTAAGTTGTTTTTATCTTTTCGTTAATGAACATTTTCTATGAACATTTATTTCATAAgcaatgagagaaaaaaatttaaaacttagaAATCACATTAAATtgttttttataggtaaaattAGTTCATTCGCTAGAGTTTGAACTCTGATCTTTCATTGTGCAAATCTCTTCATTTGTCTTAATTCATCAAATGAACTACCCTTCCCCTCACCTTAAGTTAAGTGGGTAATTTCTACAAATCTTTTTCCACACACACTCAATCGCTTaattaaatgtttaaaaaatttatttatgtaCCAAATGTGTTGGGTATTGTTGGGCCTTAAAGAACATTATAAAATGTTACAAAGTTGGCATATTAGGTTTCATTTCAGtacataccaaaaaaaaagttttcattttcaggAACAATATATTAtccactttttttaaaaaaaatctttctaATGTGATTAGTGTAGTAGAAAACTGCAGCTTATAAAGAAGTGTATAAGAAAACTAATGAATCTCTCTATATCAAATCCATCCTGAAaattttaaccaaaaaaatccATCCTGAAAATACAGATTCAAAATACTAGATATCTTTAAAAAATGGCCGTCAATTTGTTCACTTTTGTTTCTGAATTCTCAGTCTCCAATGCCAAAAGTATCTCAGAAACCCTGATGACCCTTTTCAAAACAGCACCCCAACAACCAACCCCAAACATTATTGTTCTGAATACTCTTAACAATAACACTTAACAATGCATTCACGTCAATCACATCAAAGCTCCACCGGCGGCAGCAGACAGCGACGACTGCAGCTGCAGCAGGTGGTGGTAACAGTCGGCAGCAGTGGGCCTCTGCTCAGGGTTCTGCTCCATGCACCGCCCCTGCAACTCCCTCAGCATCTTTGGCACCGCAGCAACCCCACACGTCCTAATCAGATACCCCACCCCCCACACATCCACCTTCACCCCATGCAACCCTCTCTCCATCTCCGGCGCGTGATATCCACGCGCCGCCGCATCACCACCCAATTTTACATACTTATTGAGTTCCGGCGCGCTGGCAGCCTCATCAAACCCGGACACAAACCACTCCCCTTCTCTATCACTCCTCCTCATAACCTTCTCCCAATTCAAATCCCTGTGCATAAACGACAAGTCGTGCAACGCCACCAGTGCCTTCGTCACCGCCTTCAGCGCTTCCACGAGCTCCTTGCAGTTCACCGGCTTCCCCCAGCGCCCTCTCGGCTTAAACACCAATCCCAACTCGTTCTCCTCCACCCTGAGCAGAAACTCCGCATGGGGAATCCTATGATCCAAAATCTCATAAACCTCCTTAACCGCCGCCCATTTTCTCTTTTCTGAAAACACCCTTGTGCACGTGTTTGGCGTCATCTCAGTAACCACCCCATGATCCGAGTACACCCTTTGGAAATCGCTGTAACAATTTCCTATACTCAAACACCGCTTACTCAAGAGATGTAGCAACAAACCGATCCGAAAGCACGGAACCATTGCCTTGAGCCGATCAGAGGGTGTTGCTAGATTCATCTCGAGTAAATCGGTGCGGTTGATTATTCCGTTTGCGTCCGACGATGTACTGAGCGCACAAAATGTCACCGTTTTGCCAACAGCATAGTAGCCTAACATGTAAGGGAGATCCATGTAGGTCCAGTGTAGCTTgctgatgagggtggaggacgGGTCTGGTTGACCTTGTTTGACATGAACCGTTTCTTCACCTCTCCACAAGCAATAGCTGTTGATGAAGCCTGTCACATTAGGCCATTGATCTTGCAATAGCATGTCCTGTGATGgggatgatgaggatgatgatgagaaTGGTGATGTGGGTTTTCTAGTTATGACCAATTCGTCAGGGCAGAATCTTGAGACAATTCTGTTGATGCAATCATCCCATAGGGGAATGAAGGAGTCTCTACTGCTAGGTAGAGtagggttgttgttgttgttgtggttgCGGATGATAGGGCCTACGATGTCATAGATGATGGATCTGCAATCCAAGGGTGGTTCTGAggttgttgttgtgaagaagagttCTTTGCCTTGTGGCAAGTCATCGAAGACTTCTTTTCTGAGTGGGAAGCGCAAGTCTTCAGGTGGTGGCTCTAGCAAGTAGCGTTTCAGCTCGAACAAGGTTGGGAGGGTTTGTGGCGGTGCTAGACGCATGAGGCAGTCCATGTAGTGGTCAGTTGGATCCCGGAAGTCCAATGTGGCAAGAGCTGTGAATTGACACCAAcacaaaattaataataattttgccCAAATTAATCAGCATCACTATAATAGAGTGAGAATATAATGTGTCTCCAAAATTTATCTCATCGAATTAGGGATAACTGAAGGAAagaaataatttcaaaaacaaaaataaaggaAAGAAATGATAACAAATGTGAAAAAATACCTATATTGAAAAGTTTTGAACTAACATTGCATTTTATAAAGAATTTTACATGGTCAGTACCCTAACCAAGGAAGATTTCACTAAAATGGTTATGGATTTAGATAATTTACACCAAGCTATATGGAGTTAGAAGTTCTATGTTGAAACCATAAATTAGCATATAGTAATGTGTTTTGAACCATtcacattaaaaaatatttatttcatttccacacatttttcttattttcttatcacATAGTTTATTATATggggttaaaaaaaaattcatctcatttccacgtattttcttttattttcttatcacATTGGCTATTATATTTTGTTCAGGACTGAACCAATTGTTTTCCTATAAAATACACAAATTATATAAGTTCATGACTCATTTTCACCAATCAATTTAGTTTTATTCACACTTTATTATGGAAATGGAGTTGATAGAAGaaagatatgaagaaaagagaTAAATTAAAAGATACGATGTGTGATATCAATTGAAAGAGAACAATATAAAATGTGaagtaaaaaatataatgatctCAAATGAATTATAGTTCTTTCACTAGCTACAAcaagtaagagagaaaaagaagagacaaaaatgagaaaattggtgataaaataaaagagatatTTAGAAGAAAAGAGGTGGAATTGATGGAAAGAGTGAGTATAATGTGTCAAAGTTGATAATAATGTTTAGAAAAGACTACATAGCACAAAAATGTTATATATGCATCCAAGAATATTGATATCCAAACACCAAATTAGGCAACCATTATAATAATATCAGATAAATTTAATGCTGAACTGAAAGATTTTCCTTTCTTGGTTTAGTTTTCCCAAGCATGAAAAAACAAGATTTACCAAAATTCACATCCAATTTCAGGTAAAAAAAAGCCATTGAGGTAGAGCTATTAATTAGCCATTTAAATAAGCCATTTAAATATTCTGAGCAAGATATTTTGaacttcattttctcttttgtacAGAAAATAATAAGATTTTATAGGTGAAAGGAATGAGACTTGGTAGTGACCACTAAGTAAAAACAAGTCACTCACATCTTATGGAAAGTGGCTTGGAAGGGAATTGGACTCTTTCAGCAAAACCTGGGAAATAGAGACACAGAAAGAACAGTAAGATGATTCCTAAAACATGAAAAAAACAAAGCAATAGTAAAATTGAAGATAGTTAAGCAACGGTTTTTGATTGGTACCAGGAGAACCAGAGCCTGGAGAAGATTTTCTCCTGCCAAAAACCTTAACTTGCTGTCCCGAAACGAATCTGTCAACTGAGAACCCTCTCAGAGGACCATCTTCGAAACACTCCAATGGACAAGGAACCATTGCATCATCAAAGCAAGTGAGTTCCTCTGCATTCAGAAAGCTCAAGCCTTGAAGCCTCACACGCCCTCTGTGGATCTCACCTTCTTCACCCCACAAGCTCACTGATTCCTCCCATGTCATTCTTATCTTCCCAATTCTTCTTAATTctttacaagaagaagaagaagaaggggatGGAATATCTAAGAGAGTGTCCAACCCTAAGAAACTGCTTCCTCTATGACCATGGAAAAAAGCTTGATCACCCCCACTTGTCATAGAAATTTGCTTTGTCCTACCTGCAAACAATGACAATGTGGGTTGTTAGAAAGTTTCAAACTTGATTacattttcattgttttttcACTATTCACCAACATTCTTCCTGAAACAGTGCTTCTACCGGTCAGAGAATCACAGTTAATATAAACTGTTTGTGAGAATGTCTCACAAAAACTACTGTGCATTCTATAAAAGggaattgaaaaaatatttaaaaatgttAAAAACTGAAACTTTACTGTGTATCAAACTACAATTGACAATTATAATGAAGATTAGGTGGAGCAGAGATAGTGGAGAACCATTTTAATAAAAGAAAGGAACAGTTTTGTGCTATTCCCATTTCCATGCTTTTTTACCTGAGAAAGGGGTCATCTCATCTTCTTTGAAAGGTCTaggtggtggtggaagaggtCTTATCCTAGCTTCATCTCCAAAAGAGGAACCAGCTCTGCCATGAGTGGAGGATCTCATTCTGGACCCCATAAACTGAGAAAGCTCTTCAAAAACCTCTTCATCAAAAGAAGCTGGGAGCCTGTGAAGCTTTCTCTCATAAGGTGAGAGCCTGAAGTAGCTTTTCCCAATATGATCTCTCTCCCCCCCTCTTTCCCATTCATACACTTTCCTGAACTCCCCCAACATGTTGTCCCATTTAGTCCCTGCAGTCTTAGCATCCCTGTTCACCCCATGCCTCCTTAAAAA from Lotus japonicus ecotype B-129 chromosome 2, LjGifu_v1.2 includes:
- the LOC130736660 gene encoding uncharacterized protein LOC130736660 is translated as MGDKGDTSKKQPQQQQTQSHQHQQQQQQISSSPQATRDECIPEGRPIHPVVVVSGGSPFISSPLYVPSGASSSPFEQQFETLNSKRPRYSGQWKLLPSPSPPQQQKQPQMAMLPVESSPSPQKQQQPQTHTAAAASSSDTTSSPSHSPAPLLSVGSGQEGNNKQEGEQVHQQLRKGKYVSPVWKPNEMLWLARAWKDQYQGGSDGSTSSRAEQQQQAEFGIGITRGKTRADKDREVADFLRRHGVNRDAKTAGTKWDNMLGEFRKVYEWERGGERDHIGKSYFRLSPYERKLHRLPASFDEEVFEELSQFMGSRMRSSTHGRAGSSFGDEARIRPLPPPPRPFKEDEMTPFSGRTKQISMTSGGDQAFFHGHRGSSFLGLDTLLDIPSPSSSSSCKELRRIGKIRMTWEESVSLWGEEGEIHRGRVRLQGLSFLNAEELTCFDDAMVPCPLECFEDGPLRGFSVDRFVSGQQVKVFGRRKSSPGSGSPGTNQKPLLNYLQFYYSLATLDFRDPTDHYMDCLMRLAPPQTLPTLFELKRYLLEPPPEDLRFPLRKEVFDDLPQGKELFFTTTTSEPPLDCRSIIYDIVGPIIRNHNNNNNPTLPSSRDSFIPLWDDCINRIVSRFCPDELVITRKPTSPFSSSSSSSPSQDMLLQDQWPNVTGFINSYCLWRGEETVHVKQGQPDPSSTLISKLHWTYMDLPYMLGYYAVGKTVTFCALSTSSDANGIINRTDLLEMNLATPSDRLKAMVPCFRIGLLLHLLSKRCLSIGNCYSDFQRVYSDHGVVTEMTPNTCTRVFSEKRKWAAVKEVYEILDHRIPHAEFLLRVEENELGLVFKPRGRWGKPVNCKELVEALKAVTKALVALHDLSFMHRDLNWEKVMRRSDREGEWFVSGFDEAASAPELNKYVKLGGDAAARGYHAPEMERGLHGVKVDVWGVGYLIRTCGVAAVPKMLRELQGRCMEQNPEQRPTAADCYHHLLQLQSSLSAAAGGALM